The following are encoded in a window of Sminthopsis crassicaudata isolate SCR6 chromosome 3, ASM4859323v1, whole genome shotgun sequence genomic DNA:
- the SLC2A5 gene encoding solute carrier family 2, facilitated glucose transporter member 5 translates to MESSEQSKTQGRLTLLLGLATLVAAFGSSFQYGYNVAVINSPSEIMQDFYNQTYYKRTSEYMGSTVLTLLWSISVSMFPLGGLLGSLMVAPMVNKCGRKGTLLINNIFSIVPAILMGCSKVAQSYELIIFSRIVVGICAGLSSNVVPMYLGELAPKNLRGAIGVIPQLFITIGILVAQIFGIRSILASEKGWPILLGLTGIPAAMQLLLLPFFPESPRYTLIQKGDEEGARKALKKLRDSDNVEAEIEEIHMEDEMEKAAGRVSVLKLFTIKSLRWQLISIIILMAGQQLSGVNAVYYYADQIYREAGVAVNDVQYVTVGTGAVNVVMTILAVFIVELLGRRLLILIGFSVCCLACIVLTIALSLQNTVTGMPYVSIACVITYVVGHAIGPSPIPSLIITEIFLQSSRPAAFMVGGTVHWLSNFLVGLIFPFIQAGLGAYSFIIFAVICLLTTIYSYFIVPETKAKTFMEINQIFAKINKVSEVQAEKHELKDVKSSALL, encoded by the exons AGGCTCACGCTCCTATTGGGGCTAGCCACATTGGTGGCTGCCTTTGGATCATCTTTCCAGTATgggtacaatgttgctgttatcaACTCTCCCTCTGAG ATCATGCAAGACTTTTACAACCAAACTTACTATAAAAGGACTTCGGAATATATGGGCAGTACAGTCTTGACTCTGCTGTGGTCTATCTCTGTGTCCATGTTTCCTCTAGGAGGTTTACTTGGGTCACTCATGGTTGCCCCGATGGTGAATAAATGTGGTAG AAAGGGAACCTTGCTGATCAACAACATATTTTCTATCGTCCCTGCGATTTTGATGGGATGCAGCAAAGTGGCCCAGTCCTATGAGCTGATCATCTTTTCCCGAATTGTGGTGGGAATATGTGCAG GTCTGTCCTCCAATGTGGTCCCCATGTACTTGGGAGAGTTGGCTCCCAAAAACCTGAGAGGCGCCATTGGTGTGATCCCGCAGCTATTCATTACCATTGGAATCCTTGTAGCCCAGATCTTTGGTATTCGAAGCATCCTCGCCAGTGAAAAGG GATGGCCGATTCTTCTCGGGTTGACTGGGATCCCTGCAGCTATGCAACTGCTCTTGCTGCCCTTCTTCCCAGAGAGTCCCCGGTACACCTTGATTCAGAAAGGAGATGAAGAAGGAGCCCGAAAAG ctttaaagaaactgagagacTCTGATAATGTTGAAGCTGAGATAGAAGAGATCCATATGGAGGATGAGATGGAGAAGGCCGCAGGCAGAGTATCGGTGCTGAAACTCTTCACCATAAAGTCACTCAGATGGCAGCTCATTTCCATTATCATCCTAATGGCAGGACAGCAACTCTCAGGAGTCAATGCG GTTTACTACTATGCAGACCAGATCTACAGGGAAGCAGGAGTGGCTGTAAATGATGTTCAATATGTCACAGTGGGGACAGGTGCAGTCAACGTGGTGATGACCATCTTAGCT GTGTTCATTGTGGAGCTCCTAGGGAGGAGGTTGCTCATCCTGATTGGCTTCAGTGTCTGCTGCCTGGCATGCATCGTGTTAACAATAGCCCTTTCACTTCAG AACACTGTGACTGGTATGCCTTATGTCAGCATTGCTTGTGTGATCACCTATGTTGTGGGTCATGCTATTGGGCCTA GTCCCATTCCTTCATTGATTATCACTGAAATCTTCCTGCAGTCCTCCCGGCCAGCTGCATTCATGGTCGGAGGCACTGTCCATTGGCTCTCCAACTTCCTCGTGGGACTGATCTTTCCATTCATTCAG GCGGGTCTTGGGGCCTACAGCTTCATCATCTTTGCCGTGATATGTCTccttaccacaatttattcatacTTCATCGTCCCAGAGACCAAGGCTAAGACATTTATGGAAATCAACCAAATTTTTGCCAAGATTAATAAGGTATCAGAAGTTCAGGCAGAGAAACATGAACTCAAGGATGTGAAGTCTTCTGCTCTTCTGTAG